In Ghiorsea bivora, a genomic segment contains:
- a CDS encoding family 16 glycosylhydrolase codes for MVILSGMFNLCTMRACILLYLLFFSWFGQVQAAPAPIHDTMNSIDPYTWRISDGWSNGGMFAVGWRADHVDIYANTLRLTLNNMPCVNNAALCSGAAYAAGEYSSQVLLPAGQITFRAKVAKASGVVTGLFLYTGASDNQPHDEIDIEFLGKDTTQVQFNYFVSGVGGHEALIPLGFDASLAMHNYSITWDATHITWSVDGVVKHEVKNVALPTSTMRIFTNLWAAKTVDAWSGIYVYQQPLYSYVDKVDYVPAVSGVNSSSNSASNTSVNTASGGCITQIWSRQAWSWQILVSFALFVVGLFKCKAR; via the coding sequence ATGGTTATTTTAAGTGGGATGTTTAATCTTTGCACAATGCGAGCATGTATTCTTTTATATCTGTTATTTTTCTCTTGGTTTGGACAGGTTCAGGCAGCACCTGCGCCTATTCATGATACAATGAATAGCATTGACCCTTATACTTGGCGTATTTCTGATGGTTGGAGCAATGGGGGAATGTTTGCTGTGGGCTGGCGGGCTGATCATGTTGATATTTATGCTAATACATTACGACTCACGTTGAATAACATGCCTTGTGTGAACAATGCAGCCTTATGTTCGGGTGCTGCGTATGCGGCTGGGGAGTATAGTAGCCAAGTTTTACTGCCTGCTGGACAAATAACATTTCGGGCAAAAGTTGCCAAGGCATCGGGTGTGGTTACGGGATTGTTTTTATATACAGGCGCAAGTGATAATCAGCCCCATGATGAAATTGATATTGAGTTTTTAGGTAAGGATACAACCCAAGTTCAGTTTAATTATTTTGTATCGGGTGTGGGTGGGCACGAAGCCTTGATACCTTTGGGTTTTGATGCTTCGCTGGCTATGCACAACTACAGCATCACATGGGATGCTACACATATTACTTGGTCGGTGGATGGGGTGGTGAAACATGAAGTAAAAAATGTGGCTTTGCCAACATCTACGATGCGAATCTTTACCAATTTATGGGCTGCGAAAACTGTGGACGCTTGGTCTGGCATATATGTTTATCAGCAACCATTGTATAGTTATGTGGATAAGGTGGATTATGTACCAGCAGTTTCGGGTGTAAACTCATCGTCCAATTCTGCTTCAAATACATCAGTAAATACGGCTTCTGGTGGGTGTATTACTCAAATTTGGTCAAGGCAAGCTTGGTCGTGGCAAATCTTGGTGAGCTTTGCTTTGTTCGTGGTGGGTTTATTCAAGTGCAAGGCTAGATGA